One Curtobacterium sp. BH-2-1-1 genomic region harbors:
- a CDS encoding family 43 glycosylhydrolase — translation MRRSLRAVLAIATVAGLATTFLQVGTGGAPAVAAETTSARGGAAPTHQNPMTLTLPDGQTAASCADPTVVRGVGRDRNWYLYCTTDALTATEQNPDGSLVQHGVPTYRSTDLTHWTYVDDAFPTKPAWVGDANGIWAPDVVYRAGTHGRPGTWYLYYAASDTPSGTAPTGGGSAVGVATSPGPTGPWTDSGGPVVAPQAAPNGTGQRWEFDPEVITDRGSTYLYFGSYFGGVNVRRLSSDGLRSIPSTERQIAIDNRYEGTYLMRHDGWWYFMGSATNCCNGALTGYGVFVARSRSPLGPFTDQDGVRITSTRVGGTPLLAQNGNRWVGTGHNTVVTDLAGQDWIVYHAVDRDDPYYAGQGTYTKRPVLIDPLDWVHGWPVVRGGAGPSDGVQPGPVAQPGQRATYRATAAPVDVPGRTIRALSTDFDGTTLPPALRWTREPDASTWTVAGGAFRWRTQDADIHPPQTPLASVLSEPAPRGDWVAETTVAVDTPATGDGVNYVQGGLIVYGSDSDYVRLTSNSIFDTRQTEFGKQVSGQPAGAPTYGNMVVGPVGDTTTLRIVHRFVAGEHRYTAYTSVDGRHFVRGGTWTADLGAEPRIGLISLGGTGFTSTFDDLRVSTVATGR, via the coding sequence GTGCGCCGGTCACTCAGAGCAGTCCTCGCGATCGCGACGGTCGCGGGACTCGCGACCACGTTCCTCCAGGTCGGTACCGGCGGTGCGCCCGCCGTCGCCGCGGAGACCACGTCCGCACGGGGCGGTGCCGCGCCGACCCACCAGAACCCGATGACGCTCACGCTGCCGGACGGCCAGACCGCGGCGAGCTGCGCCGACCCGACCGTCGTGCGCGGGGTGGGACGCGACCGGAACTGGTACCTCTACTGCACGACCGACGCCCTCACGGCGACGGAGCAGAACCCGGACGGGTCGCTCGTGCAGCACGGGGTCCCGACGTACCGGTCGACCGACCTGACGCACTGGACGTACGTCGACGACGCCTTCCCCACGAAGCCGGCCTGGGTGGGCGACGCGAACGGCATCTGGGCGCCGGACGTCGTGTACCGCGCCGGGACGCACGGGCGCCCGGGCACCTGGTACCTCTACTACGCGGCGTCGGACACCCCCAGCGGCACGGCACCGACCGGCGGCGGATCGGCCGTCGGCGTCGCGACGAGCCCGGGCCCGACCGGACCGTGGACGGACTCCGGCGGACCCGTCGTGGCACCGCAGGCGGCACCGAACGGCACCGGGCAGCGGTGGGAGTTCGACCCCGAGGTCATCACCGACCGCGGCAGCACGTACCTGTACTTCGGCAGCTACTTCGGCGGGGTGAACGTCCGCCGGCTGAGCAGCGACGGCCTGCGCTCGATCCCCTCGACCGAGCGGCAGATCGCGATCGACAATCGCTACGAGGGCACGTACCTGATGCGGCACGACGGCTGGTGGTACTTCATGGGGTCCGCGACGAACTGCTGCAACGGCGCCCTGACCGGGTACGGCGTGTTCGTCGCCCGGTCGCGCAGCCCGCTCGGCCCGTTCACCGACCAGGACGGCGTGCGGATCACGAGCACCCGGGTGGGTGGCACGCCCCTGCTCGCCCAGAACGGCAACCGCTGGGTCGGCACCGGGCACAACACGGTCGTCACCGACCTCGCCGGACAGGACTGGATCGTCTACCACGCCGTCGACCGGGACGACCCGTACTACGCGGGCCAGGGCACCTACACGAAGCGGCCCGTGCTCATCGACCCGCTCGACTGGGTGCACGGCTGGCCCGTGGTCCGCGGCGGAGCCGGCCCCTCGGACGGCGTGCAACCGGGGCCGGTGGCGCAGCCCGGTCAACGGGCGACGTACCGCGCCACCGCCGCACCGGTCGACGTGCCCGGTCGGACGATCCGTGCGCTGTCCACCGACTTCGACGGGACGACCCTGCCGCCGGCGCTCCGCTGGACCCGTGAGCCCGATGCCTCCACGTGGACGGTCGCCGGGGGTGCCTTCCGGTGGCGGACGCAGGACGCCGACATCCACCCGCCGCAGACACCGCTCGCCTCGGTCCTGTCCGAACCGGCTCCCCGGGGCGACTGGGTGGCCGAGACCACCGTCGCGGTCGACACCCCGGCGACCGGCGACGGCGTGAACTACGTGCAGGGCGGGCTCATCGTGTACGGGAGCGACAGCGACTACGTCCGCCTGACCTCGAACTCGATCTTCGACACCCGGCAGACGGAGTTCGGCAAGCAGGTCTCCGGGCAGCCGGCCGGTGCCCCGACCTACGGGAACATGGTCGTCGGGCCGGTCGGGGACACCACCACGCTGCGGATCGTGCACCGGTTCGTGGCCGGGGAGCACCGCTACACCGCGTACACCAGTGTCGACGGACGGCACTTCGTGCGCGGCGGGACGTGGACGGCGGACCTCGGGGCGGAGCCGCGGATCGGGCTGATCTCGCTCGGCGGTACGGGCTTCACGAGCACCTTCGACGACCTGCGGGTGAGCACGGTGGCGACGGGCCGCTGA
- a CDS encoding DUF6807 family protein, with product MSTERPAAGDPSRTAPPGIVLVGARGYGLHHRATIDRLVGLGACTLTAVVDPTLDADEDGGVPVVHDAAAARATGPVDVVVVAAPIAAHLPLALAALESGADVLLEKPPVTTRGDLATLLDAERRSGRVVQVGFQSLGSHALPALRDGSLVGTVRSASAVGTWTRDQAYWDRSAWAGRRRVDGVDVLDGVVTNPLAHAVATALALVGCRRADEVARVEVELYRANAIEGDDTSAVRVTTTAGREATAALTLCGPTEVLPSVRVRGTTGSAVLGYTTDEVTIDGVTHGLGRTDLLENLLAHRSRGDALLVPLVSTGAFVEVLEAVRATEPVQIDHPWVTWDGEGPARRPLVTDVEAVVDRAADQRALFSEVGAPWAHADRDEVLDELVVDGVAVASVLDGAGTVPTSSPRPYLHPVRTLGGTVVSAHHPPDHDWHCGVGFAIPDLDGVNCWGGRTYVHGEGYVWRDDHGSATVVHAEHHGPSLRQEVVWRGPDGHVALHEDRALAWRAVDTGWELTWSSSFRVPGDAVVRLGGPGSNGRVGAGYGGFTWRFPPCADIAVRTATARGEDAVHGSVAPWVEWSATFEGVGATIRFEALDHDDPWFVRAAEYPAVGSALAWRTPVLVHPGVPLVRSFRATVADGPVRHGPGEHGPDRSANTLVG from the coding sequence GTGAGCACGGAGCGACCGGCGGCCGGAGACCCGAGCCGCACCGCGCCTCCCGGCATCGTCCTCGTCGGCGCACGCGGCTACGGTCTGCACCACCGGGCGACCATCGACCGGCTCGTCGGCCTCGGGGCCTGCACGCTGACGGCCGTCGTCGACCCGACCCTCGACGCCGACGAGGACGGCGGCGTGCCGGTCGTCCACGACGCCGCCGCAGCCCGCGCGACCGGCCCGGTCGACGTCGTCGTGGTCGCCGCTCCGATCGCCGCGCACCTCCCCCTCGCCCTCGCCGCCCTCGAGAGCGGCGCCGACGTCCTCCTCGAGAAGCCGCCGGTCACGACGCGCGGGGACCTGGCGACCCTGCTCGACGCCGAACGACGCAGCGGGCGCGTGGTCCAGGTGGGGTTCCAGAGCCTCGGGTCGCACGCGCTGCCCGCACTCCGTGACGGGTCGCTCGTCGGGACCGTCCGGTCCGCCTCGGCCGTCGGCACCTGGACGCGCGACCAGGCGTACTGGGACCGCTCCGCCTGGGCCGGCCGCCGCAGGGTGGACGGGGTCGACGTCCTCGACGGCGTCGTCACGAACCCGCTCGCCCACGCCGTGGCGACCGCCCTCGCGCTCGTCGGCTGCCGTCGAGCCGACGAGGTGGCGCGCGTCGAGGTCGAGCTGTACCGGGCGAACGCGATCGAGGGCGACGACACCTCGGCCGTCCGGGTCACGACGACCGCCGGACGCGAGGCGACCGCGGCGCTCACCCTGTGCGGGCCGACCGAGGTCCTCCCGAGCGTGCGGGTCCGTGGCACGACCGGGAGCGCGGTCCTCGGGTACACGACCGACGAGGTCACGATCGACGGGGTGACCCACGGCCTCGGGCGCACCGACCTGCTCGAGAACCTGCTCGCCCACCGGTCCCGTGGCGACGCGCTGCTCGTGCCGCTCGTGTCGACCGGCGCGTTCGTCGAGGTGCTCGAAGCCGTGCGGGCGACCGAACCGGTGCAGATCGACCACCCGTGGGTGACGTGGGACGGTGAGGGGCCTGCGCGTCGGCCACTCGTCACGGACGTCGAGGCGGTCGTCGACCGCGCGGCGGACCAGCGCGCGCTGTTCTCCGAGGTCGGCGCGCCCTGGGCGCACGCGGACCGCGACGAGGTGCTCGACGAGCTCGTCGTCGACGGCGTCGCGGTCGCGTCGGTCCTCGACGGCGCGGGGACGGTCCCGACGTCTTCGCCCCGCCCGTACCTGCACCCGGTGCGGACCCTCGGCGGCACGGTCGTGAGCGCCCACCACCCGCCGGACCACGACTGGCACTGCGGCGTCGGGTTCGCGATCCCCGACCTCGACGGCGTGAACTGCTGGGGCGGCCGGACGTACGTCCACGGCGAGGGCTACGTCTGGCGCGACGACCACGGCAGCGCCACGGTCGTGCACGCCGAGCACCACGGCCCCTCCCTGCGGCAGGAGGTCGTCTGGCGCGGTCCCGACGGCCACGTCGCCCTGCACGAGGACCGGGCCCTCGCCTGGCGGGCGGTCGACACCGGGTGGGAGCTCACGTGGTCGTCGTCGTTCCGCGTGCCGGGGGACGCGGTCGTCCGGCTCGGCGGCCCGGGCAGCAACGGTCGGGTCGGGGCCGGGTACGGCGGCTTCACCTGGCGCTTCCCGCCGTGCGCCGACATCGCGGTCCGGACGGCGACGGCCCGTGGCGAGGACGCGGTGCACGGGTCGGTCGCGCCGTGGGTCGAGTGGTCGGCGACGTTCGAGGGCGTCGGCGCCACGATCCGGTTCGAGGCCCTCGACCACGACGACCCGTGGTTCGTCCGCGCCGCCGAGTACCCCGCGGTCGGCTCGGCGCTCGCCTGGCGCACCCCGGTGCTCGTGCACCCCGGGGTGCCCCTCGTCCGGTCGTTCCGGGCGACGGTCGCGGACGGCCCGGTCCGGCACGGCCCGGGCGAGCACGGCCCGGACCGGTCCGCCAATACGCTGGTGGGATGA
- a CDS encoding tetratricopeptide repeat protein, with protein MSTEDWEARVAALWADDTIDDQERIDRMRVLADAAPHPALGAFELGGANDSGGHEAEADVHYTAATAAGLDTVDPTRAAQMVVQHASTLRNLGRVDEAITMLRDAPEHPATGAAPKVFLALALHSAGRHDEALRVAIEAVEPTLPRYHRSVRAYAAALTDA; from the coding sequence ATGAGCACCGAGGACTGGGAAGCCCGCGTCGCCGCACTCTGGGCCGACGACACCATCGACGACCAGGAGCGCATCGACCGCATGCGGGTCCTCGCCGACGCCGCACCCCACCCGGCGCTGGGCGCGTTCGAGCTCGGCGGGGCGAACGACTCCGGCGGCCACGAAGCCGAGGCCGACGTCCACTACACGGCCGCGACGGCGGCCGGGCTCGACACCGTGGACCCGACGAGGGCGGCGCAGATGGTCGTCCAGCACGCCTCGACGCTCCGCAACCTCGGCCGGGTCGACGAGGCGATCACGATGCTCCGCGACGCCCCCGAGCACCCGGCGACCGGCGCAGCGCCGAAGGTGTTCCTCGCACTCGCGCTGCACAGTGCCGGTCGCCACGACGAGGCGCTCCGGGTCGCGATCGAGGCGGTGGAGCCGACGCTCCCCCGGTACCACCGGTCGGTCCGGGCCTACGCGGCAGCCCTCACCGACGCCTGA
- a CDS encoding carbohydrate ABC transporter permease: protein MTATLPSASGAPATDVTSGTTRNTTRNKRLDGPPRPRAIAATALLWVFIIAFGFPVLWFVLSAFKPGGELFSYPLTLFPKTWSVSGFTEAWASYDFARYFGNTVIVALVTTVLTVLASAATGYALAKYDNRWLKVFFVCILATTMLPTEVILAPTFIVIRDLGMYDSLAGIIVPSVITATGIFMFRQFFLTVPDDLVEAARIDGASEFGIFWRIMLPISRPIMLTLAIFSFQWRWNDYIWPLLVLNDPHQFTIQIALQSIVGAENVNWTVLLGASVISIIPLVLIYLVFQKYVNGADLNAGLKD from the coding sequence ATGACCGCCACCCTGCCCAGCGCCTCCGGCGCACCCGCGACCGACGTCACGTCGGGGACCACCAGGAACACGACCAGGAACAAGCGCCTCGACGGCCCGCCCCGCCCCAGGGCCATCGCCGCCACCGCCCTGCTCTGGGTCTTCATCATCGCGTTCGGCTTCCCCGTGCTCTGGTTCGTCCTGAGCGCGTTCAAGCCCGGCGGCGAGCTGTTCTCCTACCCGCTCACCCTGTTCCCGAAGACGTGGTCGGTCAGCGGCTTCACGGAGGCCTGGGCGAGCTACGACTTCGCCCGCTACTTCGGCAACACCGTGATCGTCGCACTGGTCACCACCGTCCTCACCGTGCTGGCGAGCGCGGCGACGGGGTACGCGCTGGCGAAGTACGACAACAGGTGGCTCAAGGTCTTCTTCGTCTGCATCCTCGCGACGACGATGCTCCCGACCGAGGTCATCCTCGCGCCGACGTTCATCGTGATCCGCGACCTCGGCATGTACGACTCGCTCGCCGGCATCATCGTGCCGTCGGTCATCACCGCGACCGGCATCTTCATGTTCCGGCAGTTCTTCCTCACCGTGCCGGACGACCTCGTCGAGGCCGCCCGCATCGACGGCGCGAGCGAGTTCGGCATCTTCTGGCGGATCATGCTGCCGATCTCCCGCCCGATCATGCTGACGCTCGCGATCTTCTCGTTCCAGTGGCGGTGGAACGACTACATCTGGCCGCTGCTCGTCCTCAACGACCCGCACCAGTTCACGATCCAGATCGCGCTGCAGAGCATCGTCGGCGCGGAGAACGTCAACTGGACGGTCCTGCTCGGCGCGTCGGTGATCTCGATCATCCCGCTCGTCCTCATCTACCTGGTCTTCCAGAAGTACGTGAACGGCGCGGACCTCAACGCGGGCCTCAAGGACTGA
- a CDS encoding carbohydrate ABC transporter permease produces MSIPTAAGDVQTAVPTPVPPRRPGAAKTAKRRRSGVSKPVLAPILFVSVNAVLFVVFFVWPAVIGLGYSFTDYNGVVAPKFIGLENYFELFADDTFYAALLRTFLYAIVAVPLGFVLSLSMALMLTSPAAKGRSVARIVFFVPWLISPIVTGVIWRWMFGENFGLANFVIESFGGKAVPWQSNADLSLLVVVFATAWAGAAFNMLLFVAAIRNVPQSYYEAASLDGAGAWHQFRYITLPSIAPTSFIVVLLSSLGAFKEFATIQALNGGGPGTDNNLLVQYIYTNGFQNAHIGYASAASMVLMLILMAIALIQLAVNRRTEARR; encoded by the coding sequence GTGAGCATCCCCACCGCAGCCGGCGACGTGCAGACCGCCGTGCCCACCCCGGTGCCGCCCCGCCGGCCCGGCGCCGCGAAGACGGCGAAGCGCCGCCGCTCCGGCGTCAGCAAGCCCGTCCTCGCCCCGATCCTCTTCGTCAGCGTCAACGCGGTGCTGTTCGTCGTGTTCTTCGTGTGGCCCGCGGTCATCGGCCTCGGCTACTCGTTCACCGACTACAACGGTGTCGTCGCCCCGAAGTTCATCGGGCTCGAGAACTACTTCGAGCTGTTCGCCGACGACACCTTCTACGCGGCACTCCTCCGGACGTTCCTCTACGCGATCGTGGCGGTACCGCTCGGCTTCGTGCTCTCCCTGTCCATGGCGCTCATGCTCACGAGCCCCGCGGCGAAGGGCCGGAGCGTCGCCCGCATCGTCTTCTTCGTGCCGTGGCTCATCTCGCCGATCGTGACCGGCGTCATCTGGCGGTGGATGTTCGGCGAGAACTTCGGGCTCGCGAACTTCGTCATCGAGTCCTTCGGCGGCAAGGCCGTCCCGTGGCAGTCGAACGCGGACCTGTCGCTGCTCGTCGTGGTGTTCGCCACCGCGTGGGCCGGAGCCGCCTTCAACATGCTGCTGTTCGTGGCCGCGATCCGGAACGTGCCGCAGTCCTACTACGAGGCGGCGTCCCTCGACGGCGCCGGCGCCTGGCACCAGTTCCGCTACATCACGCTGCCGAGCATCGCACCGACGTCGTTCATCGTGGTCCTGCTGTCGTCGCTCGGCGCCTTCAAGGAGTTCGCGACGATCCAGGCACTCAACGGCGGCGGTCCCGGCACCGACAACAACCTGCTCGTGCAGTACATCTACACGAACGGGTTCCAGAACGCCCACATCGGCTACGCGAGCGCGGCGTCGATGGTCCTCATGCTCATCCTCATGGCCATCGCGCTCATCCAGCTGGCCGTGAACCGTCGGACGGAGGCCCGCCGATGA
- a CDS encoding serine/threonine-protein kinase, producing the protein MSPTEDTASTAPLLDGRYRLEHAIGQGGMSVVYRGVDESLHRPVAVKVFHAGTVDVARQEAELGVLASLEHHNLVSLLDTGVVTGHDGTRQRYLVMALVAGQDLEDRLSVGPLASRHIAEIGYDMAEALHYIHSHGVVHRDIKPSNILLVDYGNDSDRARARLTDFGIALAAGVERLTADGVTTGTAAYLSPEQARGGEVGPPSDVYSLGLVLLQCFTRRREFPGSLVESAVARLSRDPVLPEPLPEHWKVLLRAMTAQDPAARPAGADLVTMLRDVVIAETTAADHVVEAPPVAEAAAHADRARPATLDSLPEQALQRTTAMAARLFDAPIALVEVLDEDRAWSQSYIAPGVDDAARHINFRNGFAPVPVPVVIPDGQTHPEMQHSPLVTGPLGIRFYVSVPLVKHDGTPIGTLAVLDTKPRQTTGADLANLHDLAALAVTQLEIRQESLRTTSDALPLAP; encoded by the coding sequence ATGAGTCCGACCGAGGACACCGCGTCCACGGCCCCACTGCTCGACGGGCGGTACCGGCTCGAACACGCCATCGGCCAGGGCGGCATGTCCGTCGTGTACCGCGGGGTCGACGAGAGCCTCCACCGGCCCGTCGCCGTGAAGGTGTTCCACGCCGGCACCGTCGACGTCGCCCGGCAGGAGGCCGAGCTCGGCGTCCTGGCGTCCCTCGAGCACCACAACCTCGTGAGCCTGCTCGACACCGGCGTCGTCACCGGCCACGACGGCACCCGCCAGCGGTACCTCGTGATGGCGCTGGTCGCCGGGCAGGACCTCGAGGACCGGCTCTCCGTCGGCCCGCTCGCCTCCCGCCACATCGCCGAGATCGGCTACGACATGGCCGAGGCGCTGCACTACATCCACAGCCACGGTGTCGTGCACCGCGACATCAAGCCGTCGAACATCCTGCTCGTCGACTACGGCAACGACTCCGACCGTGCACGCGCCCGGCTGACCGACTTCGGCATCGCGCTCGCCGCCGGTGTCGAGCGGCTGACGGCCGACGGCGTGACCACCGGGACCGCCGCCTACCTCAGCCCCGAGCAGGCGCGGGGCGGCGAGGTCGGTCCGCCGAGCGACGTCTACTCGCTCGGGCTCGTGCTGCTGCAGTGCTTCACCCGCCGTCGGGAGTTCCCGGGGTCGCTCGTCGAGTCCGCGGTCGCGCGGTTGTCCCGCGACCCGGTGCTGCCCGAGCCGCTGCCCGAGCACTGGAAGGTCCTGCTCCGGGCGATGACCGCGCAGGACCCGGCAGCGCGCCCGGCCGGCGCCGATCTCGTGACCATGCTCCGCGACGTCGTCATCGCGGAGACCACCGCCGCCGACCACGTCGTCGAGGCGCCGCCCGTGGCCGAGGCTGCTGCGCACGCCGACCGTGCCCGCCCGGCGACGCTCGACAGCCTGCCCGAGCAGGCGCTGCAGCGCACGACGGCGATGGCCGCGAGACTGTTCGACGCCCCGATCGCGCTGGTCGAGGTCCTCGACGAGGACCGTGCCTGGTCGCAGTCGTACATCGCTCCCGGTGTCGACGACGCGGCGCGCCACATCAACTTCCGCAACGGGTTCGCCCCCGTGCCGGTGCCCGTCGTGATCCCGGACGGCCAGACGCACCCCGAGATGCAGCACAGCCCGCTCGTCACCGGCCCGCTCGGCATCCGGTTCTACGTCAGCGTCCCGCTGGTGAAGCACGACGGCACCCCGATCGGCACGCTCGCGGTGCTCGACACGAAGCCGCGCCAGACGACCGGGGCGGACCTCGCGAACCTGCACGACCTCGCCGCGCTCGCCGTCACCCAGCTCGAGATCCGTCAGGAGTCGCTCCGCACGACGAGCGACGCGCTGCCGCTGGCACCCTGA